The following are encoded together in the Clostridium sp. BJN0013 genome:
- the disA gene encoding DNA integrity scanning diadenylate cyclase DisA, whose protein sequence is MRLEKEKELKSILKLLAPGTQLREGLRNILRAKTGGLIVLGDSEQILKVVDGGFTINSEYSPSYIYELAKMDGAIILSSDLKKILYANTQLIPDPTIPTFETGTRHRTADRVAKQTGVIVIAISQRRNVITVYKGHIKYVLRDSSVMLGRANQALQTLEKYVAVLDRVVNNLNILEFQDIVTLFDVMTAIQRTEMVMKIVAEIEIYICELGNEGRLISMQLNELIKSVERDGILMIRDYCQADMDYDEIYKQIQEISSDDILNLDFISRAMGYLGVPLVDTLISPRGYRMLSKIPRIPAAVIDNLVKNFKELKGIMEASYEELDRVEGIGEARARAIKNGLRRLREQIMIDNKF, encoded by the coding sequence TTGAGATTGGAAAAAGAAAAAGAACTTAAAAGTATATTAAAACTTTTAGCACCGGGAACTCAACTTAGAGAAGGGCTTAGAAATATATTAAGAGCTAAAACTGGCGGACTTATAGTACTTGGGGATAGTGAACAGATACTAAAAGTGGTAGATGGTGGATTTACCATTAACTCAGAGTATAGTCCCTCTTACATATATGAGCTTGCAAAGATGGATGGTGCTATAATACTTAGCAGTGACTTAAAAAAAATACTATATGCCAATACCCAGCTTATTCCAGATCCAACTATTCCAACCTTTGAGACTGGAACAAGGCATAGGACAGCAGATAGAGTCGCCAAACAAACAGGAGTTATAGTTATTGCAATTTCTCAGAGGAGGAATGTTATAACGGTATATAAGGGACATATTAAATATGTTTTAAGGGATAGCAGTGTTATGTTAGGAAGAGCTAATCAAGCACTTCAGACCTTAGAAAAATATGTAGCTGTGTTAGATAGAGTTGTCAATAATCTTAATATTCTTGAATTTCAAGACATAGTTACATTATTTGATGTAATGACAGCTATTCAAAGGACTGAAATGGTAATGAAAATAGTAGCTGAAATTGAAATATACATATGTGAACTAGGGAATGAAGGAAGACTAATTTCCATGCAATTAAATGAACTTATTAAAAGTGTTGAGCGGGATGGGATATTGATGATAAGGGATTATTGTCAAGCTGATATGGATTATGACGAGATATATAAACAAATTCAAGAAATAAGCTCTGATGATATTTTAAATCTTGATTTTATCTCCAGAGCTATGGGATATTTGGGAGTACCATTAGTTGATACACTTATATCACCAAGGGGATATCGAATGTTAAGTAAAATTCCTAGAATACCAGCGGCTGTAATAGATAATCTAGTTAAAAACTTTAAGGAATTGAAAGGCATTATGGAAGCTTCCTATGAAGAGCTTGATAGAGTTGAAGGAATAGGTGAAGCTAGAGCTAGAGCTATAAAAAATGGATTGAGAAGACTTAGAGAACAGATTATGATAGATAATAAATTTTAG
- the radA gene encoding DNA repair protein RadA: MVKKKTIFICQQCGYQSPKWLGKCPSCNNWNSMIEEIKPTKGTCFSNLGFESMPKSINSIKSSEYERLDTGIMELNRVLGGGIVRGSITLISGAPGIGKSTLLLQAASNIADKYEKVLYVSGEESEEQIKMRGDRLNSLSDNLYVVSETNLDKIEGYIEKNKPTFVVIDSIQTLFKECISSAPGSVSQVRETSNRIMRIGKSNNISFFIVAHITKQGELAGPRVLEHIVDTVLSFEGERTEEFRILRTVKNRFGTTSEIGVFEMIENGLREIPNPSTAFLGDRDFQKEGSVVIGIMEGRRPILVEIQALVSETRAVIPRRTAVGVDISRLNLILAVLEKKIKIPFYNCDVYANVVGGLKLEGTFGDLGLALALISSSRSKEIVLDNLLAVGEIGLTGEIRSVSFCDRIVNEAEKMGFKNILIPSRNKEKINNGKINIIGVSSLQESLNKVF; the protein is encoded by the coding sequence ATGGTAAAGAAAAAAACTATTTTTATATGTCAACAATGTGGATATCAATCTCCAAAATGGTTAGGAAAATGTCCTAGTTGTAATAACTGGAATAGTATGATAGAAGAAATTAAACCAACTAAAGGAACATGCTTTTCAAATTTGGGGTTTGAAAGTATGCCTAAAAGTATTAATAGTATAAAATCTAGTGAGTATGAAAGACTGGACACTGGTATAATGGAATTAAATAGAGTTCTTGGGGGAGGTATTGTTAGAGGATCTATTACACTTATATCAGGGGCTCCTGGTATTGGTAAATCAACATTGCTTCTACAAGCAGCTAGTAATATTGCAGATAAATATGAAAAGGTATTATATGTTTCTGGAGAAGAATCGGAAGAGCAGATAAAAATGAGAGGTGATAGGCTTAATTCTTTATCAGATAATCTCTATGTAGTTTCTGAAACTAATTTAGATAAAATAGAAGGTTATATAGAAAAAAACAAACCTACGTTTGTAGTTATAGACTCTATACAAACCTTGTTTAAAGAGTGTATAAGTTCTGCTCCAGGCAGTGTATCCCAAGTCAGAGAAACTTCTAATCGTATTATGCGCATAGGAAAATCAAACAATATATCTTTTTTTATAGTGGCACATATTACAAAACAGGGGGAACTTGCAGGACCTAGGGTGCTGGAACATATAGTTGATACAGTATTGTCTTTTGAAGGAGAGAGAACGGAGGAATTTAGAATACTTAGAACTGTAAAAAACCGATTTGGTACTACCAGTGAAATTGGTGTATTTGAGATGATAGAAAATGGACTTAGAGAAATACCCAATCCTTCTACAGCATTTTTAGGAGATAGAGACTTTCAAAAAGAAGGTTCTGTAGTTATTGGAATAATGGAAGGAAGAAGACCTATATTGGTTGAGATACAGGCTTTAGTTAGTGAAACTAGAGCAGTTATTCCAAGAAGAACAGCGGTAGGAGTGGATATATCTAGGTTAAATTTAATTTTAGCAGTATTGGAAAAAAAAATTAAAATTCCATTTTATAATTGTGATGTTTATGCTAATGTAGTAGGAGGACTTAAACTAGAAGGTACATTTGGGGATTTAGGATTAGCACTAGCTCTCATATCCAGTTCTAGATCTAAAGAAATAGTATTGGATAATCTTTTGGCAGTAGGAGAAATTGGTCTTACAGGTGAAATTAGATCAGTATCTTTTTGTGATAGAATTGTAAATGAAGCAGAAAAAATGGGATTTAAAAATATATTAATACCTAGTAGAAACAAGGAAAAAATAAACAATGGGAAAATAAATATTATAGGGGTATCTTCTTTACAGGAATCCTTAAATAAAGTTTTTTGA
- a CDS encoding ATP-dependent Clp protease ATP-binding subunit, whose protein sequence is MMFGRFTERAQKVLIYAQEEAQALQHGYVGTEHILLGVLKEDGMAKNFLNNMNITIETVRSFIEEYEGRGEIDLYNKEIPLTPRTKRLLELSLFEARNLNHNYISPEHILLALIREAEGVAFTILNNLGADFNKLRKQLIDSLSGEQSVGSNNSKKENGEPTPTLDQFGRDLTDMAREGKLDPVIGREKETQRVLEILSRRTKNNPCLIGDPGVGKTAIAEGLAEKIVAANIPELLKGKRVVTLDLSSMIAGSKYRGEFEERLKKVMEEIRKSGNVILFIDEIHTIIGAGAAEGAIDASNILKPALARGEIQCIGATTIDEYRKYIEKDAALERRFQPILVGEPTKEEAVLILKGLRDKYEAHHRVKITDEAIEAAVNLSDRYITDRYLPDKAIDLIDEAAAKVRIQNLIAPPDLKNLEVELEKATKEKEDSIRLQDFEKAAKLRDIEKELKDKLEGLKTNWKTKKEVSTLLVGEEKIASVVSQWTNIPVEKLTEKELQRLLKLEDILHKRVIGQDEAVKSIARAVRRARVGLKDPKRPIGSFIFLGPTGVGKTELSKALAEAMFGDENNLIRIDMSEYMEKHTVSKLIGSPPGYVGYDEGGQLTEKVRRNPYSVVLFDEIEKAHPEVFNILLQILEDGRLTDGKGKTVNFKNTIIIMTSNVGAATIRKQKSMGFTFIGDNEKQDEYDKMKDNIMEELKTSFRPEFLNRIDDIIVFHQLQEDDLKQIVKLMLNDVSMRLKEQEIDINFNEKAQELLAKEGFDVTYGARPLRRAITKTVEDRLSEEMLKGNVKKGDKVEVIVQGKELAFNKVN, encoded by the coding sequence ATGATGTTTGGAAGATTTACGGAAAGAGCACAAAAAGTATTAATTTATGCTCAAGAAGAGGCACAAGCACTTCAACATGGCTATGTGGGGACAGAGCATATACTTTTAGGAGTATTAAAAGAGGATGGAATGGCTAAGAACTTTTTAAATAATATGAATATTACTATAGAAACAGTAAGAAGCTTTATAGAAGAGTATGAAGGCAGAGGAGAGATTGATTTATACAATAAAGAAATACCTCTTACTCCAAGAACAAAAAGACTTTTGGAATTGAGCTTATTTGAAGCTAGAAATTTAAATCACAACTATATTAGTCCAGAGCATATTCTGCTTGCGTTGATTAGAGAAGCAGAAGGAGTAGCCTTTACCATTTTAAATAATCTAGGTGCTGATTTTAATAAATTAAGAAAACAGCTTATAGATTCTCTTTCAGGAGAACAATCTGTTGGTTCAAATAATTCTAAAAAAGAAAATGGAGAGCCTACCCCAACCTTAGATCAATTTGGCAGAGACTTAACTGATATGGCCAGGGAAGGAAAATTGGATCCTGTTATAGGCAGAGAAAAAGAAACTCAAAGAGTTTTAGAAATATTAAGTAGAAGAACTAAAAACAATCCTTGTCTTATAGGAGATCCAGGAGTAGGTAAGACTGCTATAGCAGAAGGATTAGCGGAAAAAATAGTGGCAGCCAATATACCTGAACTTTTAAAAGGAAAAAGAGTAGTTACTCTGGATCTTTCTTCAATGATAGCAGGTTCCAAATACAGAGGAGAGTTTGAAGAAAGACTTAAAAAAGTTATGGAAGAAATAAGAAAATCAGGAAATGTAATATTATTTATAGATGAAATTCATACCATAATAGGAGCTGGGGCTGCAGAAGGAGCTATAGATGCTTCTAATATATTGAAGCCAGCTTTAGCCAGAGGAGAAATACAATGTATAGGAGCAACTACTATAGATGAGTATAGGAAATATATAGAAAAAGATGCTGCGCTTGAGAGAAGATTTCAACCTATATTAGTAGGAGAACCCACTAAAGAAGAAGCAGTCTTGATACTAAAAGGTTTAAGAGATAAATATGAAGCCCATCACAGGGTGAAAATAACGGACGAAGCTATTGAGGCTGCAGTAAATTTATCTGATAGATATATTACAGATAGATATTTGCCGGATAAGGCTATTGACCTTATTGATGAAGCAGCTGCTAAAGTAAGAATACAAAATTTAATTGCTCCACCGGATTTGAAGAATTTAGAAGTTGAATTGGAAAAAGCAACCAAAGAAAAAGAAGATTCCATTAGATTACAAGATTTTGAAAAGGCTGCTAAGTTAAGAGATATAGAAAAAGAATTGAAAGATAAGTTAGAAGGTTTAAAAACTAACTGGAAGACTAAAAAAGAAGTATCTACATTATTAGTAGGAGAAGAAAAAATTGCTTCTGTAGTGTCACAGTGGACTAATATACCTGTAGAAAAATTAACTGAAAAAGAACTACAGAGATTGTTGAAATTAGAAGATATTCTTCATAAAAGAGTAATAGGACAGGATGAAGCGGTTAAATCCATAGCAAGGGCAGTAAGAAGAGCTAGGGTTGGACTAAAGGATCCTAAGAGACCTATAGGATCCTTTATATTCTTAGGACCTACTGGAGTTGGAAAAACTGAATTATCTAAAGCTTTGGCAGAGGCTATGTTTGGTGATGAAAATAATCTTATAAGAATTGACATGTCTGAATATATGGAAAAACACACCGTATCTAAACTTATAGGATCTCCACCGGGATATGTAGGATATGATGAGGGAGGACAGCTCACAGAAAAGGTAAGAAGAAATCCTTATTCAGTAGTATTATTTGATGAAATAGAAAAAGCACATCCTGAGGTATTTAATATACTGCTGCAAATACTTGAGGATGGAAGATTAACAGATGGAAAAGGAAAAACTGTAAATTTCAAAAATACTATAATTATAATGACATCTAATGTAGGAGCAGCTACTATTAGGAAGCAAAAATCTATGGGATTCACATTTATAGGCGATAATGAAAAACAAGATGAATATGATAAAATGAAAGACAATATAATGGAAGAGTTGAAAACTTCTTTTAGACCTGAATTTTTAAATAGAATTGACGATATTATAGTATTCCACCAATTACAAGAAGATGATTTGAAACAAATAGTGAAACTCATGCTAAATGATGTTTCTATGAGACTTAAAGAGCAGGAAATAGATATTAATTTCAATGAGAAGGCACAAGAATTATTAGCAAAAGAGGGATTTGATGTAACTTATGGAGCAAGACCACTTAGAAGAGCTATAACTAAGACCGTAGAAGACAGACTTTCAGAAGAAATGTTAAAGGGTAATGTTAAAAAAGGTGATAAAGTCGAAGTAATTGTTCAAGGAAAAGAATTAGCTTTTAATAAGGTGAATTGA
- a CDS encoding protein arginine kinase encodes MNNWMTTYESDNYGLVISSRIRLARNLAKIPFSHKLNIEESKKIIKDVENAFYTSSNTKEKFRSNYLWDRNDNDKNIYLEKHLISKALIDNSSKAAFILDDKETISIMINEEDHVRIQCITGGLNLEELYDVSEKIDDLLEENLEYAFDEKLGYLTACPTNVGTGLRASVMLHLPSLSLNNQINGLLNALAQVGMTIRGLYGEGSKAIGNIYQISNQVTLGRSEEEILSNLKALVLQIINQEIISRENLMKKYKYELEDKIYRAFGILKSAVLLNSSECLKLLSDVRLGVEMGIIKDVNGMTLNKLLVETQPATIQKIYGESLSNKDRDFNRAKFVREKLAVNTA; translated from the coding sequence ATGAATAATTGGATGACTACTTATGAAAGTGATAATTATGGCTTGGTAATAAGTAGTAGGATAAGATTAGCCAGAAATTTAGCTAAAATTCCTTTTTCACATAAATTAAATATAGAAGAAAGTAAAAAGATAATTAAAGATGTAGAAAATGCTTTTTATACATCTTCAAATACCAAAGAAAAGTTTAGAAGTAATTATTTATGGGATAGAAATGACAATGATAAAAATATTTACTTAGAAAAACATCTTATAAGTAAAGCTTTGATAGATAATTCATCTAAAGCAGCTTTTATATTAGATGATAAAGAAACCATAAGTATTATGATAAATGAAGAAGATCATGTCAGAATTCAATGTATAACAGGAGGCCTAAATTTAGAGGAATTATATGATGTAAGTGAAAAAATAGATGATCTGTTAGAAGAAAATTTGGAATATGCTTTTGATGAAAAACTAGGATATTTAACAGCATGTCCTACTAATGTAGGAACAGGACTTAGGGCTTCTGTTATGCTTCATTTACCTTCACTTTCTTTAAATAATCAAATAAATGGATTGTTAAATGCATTAGCTCAAGTTGGTATGACCATTAGAGGATTATATGGTGAAGGTTCAAAAGCTATAGGGAATATATATCAGATTTCCAATCAGGTAACTTTAGGACGTAGTGAAGAAGAGATATTAAGTAATTTAAAAGCTTTAGTTCTTCAAATAATAAATCAAGAAATAATTTCTAGGGAAAATCTTATGAAGAAATATAAATATGAGTTAGAAGATAAAATTTATAGAGCATTTGGAATATTGAAGTCTGCAGTACTTCTAAACTCAAGTGAATGTTTAAAACTTTTATCAGATGTAAGATTGGGAGTAGAGATGGGGATAATTAAAGATGTAAATGGTATGACTTTAAATAAACTCTTGGTGGAAACCCAGCCAGCTACAATACAGAAAATATACGGAGAGAGCTTATCAAATAAAGATAGAGATTTTAATAGAGCTAAATTTGTTAGAGAAAAATTAGCTGTAAATACAGCTTAA
- a CDS encoding UvrB/UvrC motif-containing protein: MLCDICKKNDATVHVTKIINGHKQEINLCEKCAKEKGELSFVPPIDFVSSFGFQNILSGIMDYMSSGNNEQYKTFDIRCKNCNTSYSEFKKTGLVGCSECYKNFSNILEPIIKRVQANLDHTGKVPKKTGRNIIEKKNLLKLKEDLQKAVSLEEYEKAATIRDRIKEIEKEIYLDEDSKKEE, encoded by the coding sequence ATGCTTTGTGATATATGTAAAAAAAATGATGCTACAGTTCATGTAACAAAAATAATAAATGGACATAAACAAGAGATCAATCTGTGTGAAAAATGTGCAAAGGAGAAGGGAGAATTAAGTTTTGTACCCCCAATAGACTTTGTTTCTTCATTTGGATTTCAGAATATTTTAAGTGGAATTATGGATTATATGAGTAGTGGAAATAATGAGCAGTACAAAACTTTTGATATACGTTGTAAGAATTGCAATACATCCTATAGTGAATTTAAAAAGACAGGGCTTGTAGGATGTAGTGAATGTTATAAAAATTTTAGTAATATTTTAGAACCGATAATTAAAAGAGTACAGGCAAATTTAGATCATACAGGTAAAGTTCCTAAAAAAACGGGAAGAAATATTATAGAGAAAAAAAATCTTCTAAAATTAAAAGAAGACCTTCAAAAAGCAGTATCTTTAGAGGAATATGAAAAAGCTGCCACTATAAGAGATAGAATAAAAGAGATTGAAAAAGAAATTTATTTAGATGAAGACAGCAAGAAGGAGGAGTAG